Proteins found in one Saccharopolyspora phatthalungensis genomic segment:
- a CDS encoding BTAD domain-containing putative transcriptional regulator, protein MGSAHRRTVLAVLAMSANQSVSRQQLIDAVWGESPPSSAEGSIYTYVSDIRRALEPERSRRNAGQILTTVSSGYCLRLPPDACDVHRFQEYRSRAQQCWARQDATGAIEALDSALRLWKGEALSGIPGPFASVQRPRLTELRLATLEQRAEIVIAEGGHAEIVAELSALVREHPMREALRALLMLALYRSDRKGEALAVFRETRQTLIEELGIEPASPLRNLHEQMLANDPSLARVPVRRSESTAPKAAPVDPTPSQPAPVKPAPPKLLGVESRQPSRPARFVGRSAEVSFLRDAVSDVAAGNGRAVWIEGEPGIGKSCLLAEGLAEAIASGCQVAWGVSDELGQRFTLRVLLECLGVKPDSADPRRAELASALRDRPDTSASDEDVQPVVHNLLNLVAELCADAPLVLVIDDLHWADAATLLVWQHLCRLRRELPLLLIGACRPVPVRAELDQVRANVEADATVLPLGPLPESAVHEFVSAIVGLPVSAKLRAVVKGARGNPRYVEETVNGLLREGAIVFAGGYADTDPSLDDAVPDAALSAIAGHLRFLSGQTTELLRRAALLGEQFSLAEAAIALDRPASDLIEMVDEACAAGLLMESHDLLAFRHPLVHKVFYAKMPNAVRLAMHRQLAEALAKAGAPADRVAAQLTAAPVTVDSWLIDWLLANVGVLSSNAPHSAAALLRAALNRGSISSAVREKFAAAFARLMFWLGREPASSAQFVVARTTDSLLDADMRLILAYIYYRRGGVGKALDEIRPAMRDELVPETWRSRYTPLLAALESAEFGDPGNRQAVTAQRRDSRSTPETSDRAPDAFETVPQLADLWMLALDDTMLALQDLDHVDDALGALRAAEHYATSHTLPGEISVAGVVHYYWLGLWPDALGKVSAMTLADSLTESYLLGRPGASAILHGVAALIAGHRNEQATARAHLHSAGQWSRRNPTGFLAGSDFLLMARSLLAEGQGRLEAALERRVPILTSDFAPMTHRYRWLPGVARIAAQLGDSEAMRLALEVCESEMRRDRTAAREAAAAHCRGLVNRDLGAVLTAADHYRSAGRRIELAGAEEDAAILFAERSRLDDARAALGASLSTYAELGAVWNVQQAESRLEQFGLQRLPGATARASGEAEPPGAVQDLRP, encoded by the coding sequence TTGGGCTCCGCCCATCGCCGGACGGTCCTGGCCGTGCTGGCGATGTCGGCGAACCAGTCGGTTTCGCGGCAGCAGCTCATCGACGCGGTGTGGGGTGAGTCTCCGCCGTCCAGCGCCGAGGGCAGCATCTACACGTATGTCTCCGACATCCGACGTGCCCTGGAGCCGGAACGTTCCCGACGCAACGCCGGGCAGATCCTGACCACGGTGAGCTCCGGCTATTGCCTGCGGCTTCCGCCGGATGCCTGCGATGTGCACCGCTTCCAGGAGTACCGGTCACGCGCCCAGCAATGCTGGGCCAGGCAGGATGCGACCGGTGCCATCGAGGCGCTGGATTCGGCCCTGCGCCTGTGGAAGGGCGAGGCGCTTTCCGGTATCCCCGGTCCGTTCGCCAGCGTCCAGCGGCCACGCCTGACCGAACTGCGCCTGGCGACACTGGAACAACGCGCCGAGATCGTCATCGCCGAGGGCGGACATGCCGAGATCGTCGCGGAACTTTCGGCGCTGGTGCGTGAGCATCCGATGCGCGAGGCGCTGCGCGCGCTGTTGATGCTGGCGTTGTACCGGTCCGACCGGAAGGGCGAAGCGCTGGCGGTGTTCCGGGAAACCCGCCAGACCCTGATCGAAGAGTTGGGGATCGAACCGGCCTCGCCCCTGCGCAACCTGCACGAGCAGATGTTGGCCAATGATCCCTCGCTTGCCCGCGTCCCGGTGCGCCGGTCCGAGTCGACCGCACCGAAGGCGGCTCCGGTGGACCCGACTCCGTCGCAGCCGGCTCCGGTGAAGCCGGCGCCTCCCAAGCTGCTGGGCGTCGAGTCTCGGCAGCCGAGCCGCCCGGCCAGGTTCGTCGGCCGATCCGCCGAGGTGTCCTTCCTCCGGGATGCGGTGTCGGACGTGGCCGCCGGAAATGGCCGAGCCGTGTGGATCGAGGGCGAACCCGGCATCGGGAAATCCTGTCTGTTGGCGGAAGGACTCGCGGAGGCCATCGCATCGGGTTGCCAGGTGGCGTGGGGGGTGAGCGATGAACTCGGTCAGCGGTTCACACTGCGGGTCCTGTTGGAATGCCTCGGCGTAAAGCCGGATTCGGCGGACCCCAGGCGTGCCGAACTCGCCTCCGCCCTGCGCGACAGGCCCGACACCTCCGCCTCCGACGAAGACGTCCAGCCGGTGGTGCACAACCTCCTGAACCTGGTCGCCGAGCTGTGTGCGGACGCACCGCTGGTACTGGTGATCGATGACCTCCACTGGGCGGATGCGGCGACTCTGCTGGTCTGGCAACACCTGTGCCGGCTCCGCCGGGAGCTACCGTTGTTGCTGATCGGGGCGTGCCGACCGGTGCCCGTCCGGGCCGAACTGGATCAAGTGCGCGCGAACGTCGAGGCCGATGCCACGGTGCTCCCGCTCGGCCCCCTGCCCGAGTCAGCGGTGCACGAGTTCGTCAGCGCGATCGTCGGTTTGCCGGTGAGCGCCAAGTTACGGGCGGTGGTCAAGGGCGCGCGCGGAAACCCGCGCTACGTTGAGGAGACCGTCAACGGTCTGCTGCGAGAGGGCGCGATCGTCTTCGCCGGGGGCTACGCGGACACGGATCCATCGTTGGACGACGCGGTTCCGGACGCCGCGCTCTCGGCGATTGCCGGCCACCTCAGATTCCTGTCCGGGCAGACCACCGAACTCCTGCGCCGGGCCGCCTTGCTCGGCGAACAGTTCTCGCTGGCCGAGGCGGCTATCGCGCTGGACAGGCCGGCATCGGATCTGATCGAGATGGTCGACGAAGCATGCGCGGCCGGGCTGCTGATGGAATCCCACGATCTGCTCGCCTTTCGGCATCCGCTGGTGCACAAGGTCTTCTACGCGAAAATGCCCAATGCCGTACGGCTCGCGATGCACCGGCAGTTGGCGGAAGCGCTGGCCAAGGCAGGTGCACCCGCCGACCGGGTGGCGGCGCAGCTGACCGCGGCACCCGTCACGGTGGATTCCTGGCTGATCGACTGGTTGCTGGCTAACGTCGGGGTGCTGAGCAGCAACGCACCGCATTCCGCAGCGGCGCTGCTGCGCGCTGCGCTCAACCGAGGATCGATATCCAGTGCCGTGCGCGAGAAATTCGCGGCGGCGTTCGCCAGGCTGATGTTCTGGCTGGGGCGGGAACCGGCGAGCTCCGCGCAGTTCGTGGTGGCGCGGACCACCGACAGCCTGCTCGATGCGGACATGCGCTTGATCCTCGCCTACATCTACTACCGCAGGGGTGGTGTCGGCAAAGCCCTCGACGAGATTCGTCCGGCGATGCGGGACGAACTCGTTCCCGAGACGTGGCGGAGCCGGTACACGCCCCTGCTGGCGGCCCTGGAGTCGGCCGAATTCGGCGATCCAGGCAACCGCCAGGCCGTCACAGCGCAACGACGCGACTCCCGCTCGACGCCCGAAACCTCCGACCGGGCACCGGATGCCTTCGAGACGGTGCCCCAACTGGCCGACCTGTGGATGCTTGCATTGGACGACACCATGCTCGCGCTGCAGGACCTCGACCACGTCGACGACGCCCTGGGAGCCTTGCGGGCGGCCGAGCACTACGCGACCTCGCACACCTTGCCCGGGGAGATATCCGTTGCCGGCGTAGTGCATTACTACTGGCTGGGGCTTTGGCCGGACGCACTCGGCAAGGTCAGCGCGATGACCTTGGCGGACTCGTTGACCGAGTCCTACTTGCTGGGTCGCCCGGGTGCTTCCGCGATCCTGCATGGGGTAGCCGCGTTGATCGCCGGGCACCGCAACGAACAGGCCACGGCGAGAGCACACCTGCACTCCGCGGGGCAATGGTCACGGCGCAACCCCACCGGTTTCCTGGCCGGTAGCGATTTCCTGCTCATGGCGCGGTCGCTCCTGGCCGAGGGGCAGGGCCGACTGGAGGCGGCGCTGGAACGGCGCGTCCCCATCCTCACATCGGACTTCGCGCCGATGACGCATCGCTACCGGTGGTTGCCCGGCGTGGCCCGGATAGCGGCGCAACTGGGCGATTCCGAAGCGATGCGGCTGGCGTTGGAAGTGTGCGAGTCCGAGATGAGGCGTGACCGGACGGCGGCACGGGAGGCCGCCGCCGCGCATTGCCGGGGACTCGTCAATCGCGACCTCGGTGCGGTGCTCACGGCGGCCGACCACTACCGGTCCGCCGGCCGCCGGATCGAACTCGCCGGAGCGGAGGAGGACGCCGCGATCCTGTTCGCCGAGCGAAGTCGTTTGGATGACGCCAGAGCCGCGCTGGGAGCATCGCTGTCTACCTACGCCGAATTGGGTGCCGTGTGGAACGTCCAGCAGGCTGAATCCCGGCTGGAGCAGTTCGGCCTCCAGAGGCTGCCAGGCGCAACAGCGCGGGCGTCAGGTGAGGCGGAGCCGCCGGGGGCGGTTCAGGACCTACGCCCCTGA
- the moaA gene encoding GTP 3',8-cyclase MoaA: MHDARYADSQAPDRFGRWLRDLRISVTDRCNFRCRYCMPREVFGPDHVFLPRSELLTFEEITRLVRAFSRQGVRKIRLTGGEPLLRRQLDKLVAMLTEVDGIDDLALTTNASLLAAQARALRDAGLSRVTVSLDSLDADRFARISDTRVPLSRILQGIATAEEVGLAPIKINTVVKRGMNDGADLLELAEFGRAHGYTVRFIEYMDVGTTNGWRMDDVVPAREIVDRLHARWPVEPVDSDYPGEVAQRYRYRDGRGEVGIIASVTEPFCRTCTRARLSAQGELFTCLFAARGHDLRALVRGGADDAELERRIQAIWGRRTDRYSELRTTEANRARKVEMSYIGG; this comes from the coding sequence ATGCACGACGCCAGGTACGCCGACAGTCAAGCACCGGACCGATTCGGCCGGTGGCTGCGGGATCTGCGGATCTCCGTGACCGACCGGTGCAACTTCCGCTGCCGGTACTGCATGCCCAGGGAGGTCTTCGGCCCGGATCACGTGTTCCTGCCGCGCTCGGAGCTGCTGACCTTCGAGGAGATCACCAGGCTGGTGCGGGCCTTTTCCCGCCAGGGCGTGCGGAAGATCCGGCTGACCGGTGGGGAACCCCTGCTGCGCCGCCAGCTCGACAAGCTGGTGGCGATGCTGACGGAGGTCGACGGGATCGACGACCTCGCGCTCACCACGAACGCCTCGCTGCTGGCCGCTCAGGCACGGGCATTGCGCGACGCGGGCCTTTCGCGGGTGACGGTCAGCCTCGACTCGCTGGATGCGGACCGGTTCGCGCGGATCAGCGACACGCGGGTGCCGCTGTCCCGGATCCTGCAGGGCATCGCCACCGCCGAGGAAGTGGGCCTGGCGCCGATCAAGATCAACACCGTGGTCAAGCGGGGCATGAACGACGGTGCGGACCTCCTCGAACTGGCCGAGTTCGGTCGCGCGCACGGCTACACGGTGCGGTTCATCGAGTACATGGACGTAGGCACCACCAACGGATGGCGGATGGACGACGTCGTGCCCGCCCGCGAGATCGTCGACCGTCTGCACGCCAGATGGCCGGTCGAACCGGTGGACTCCGACTACCCCGGGGAGGTGGCCCAGCGCTACCGCTACCGGGACGGCCGCGGCGAGGTCGGCATCATCGCCTCGGTCACCGAGCCGTTCTGCCGGACCTGCACCCGGGCCCGGCTGAGCGCCCAGGGCGAGCTGTTCACCTGCCTTTTCGCCGCCCGCGGGCACGACCTGCGCGCATTGGTGCGCGGCGGGGCCGACGACGCCGAACTGGAACGCCGCATCCAGGCGATCTGGGGTCGCCGCACCGACAGGTACTCCGAGTTGCGCACCACCGAAGCCAACCGGGCCCGCAAGGTGGAGATGTCCTACATCGGCGGCTGA
- a CDS encoding serine protease, with amino-acid sequence MIVRTRLGPVTSLVCVAFLAVAGSASAGPDWAAASSAAVHPGVQTVTNSAQCTSNFVFTSGSKVYLGQAAHCAAAATNADQVNGCTSSSLPIGTKVKVTGASKQGVLAYSSWLTMQAVKEKDANACAYNDFALVELDPADVGKVNPSLAFWGGPSGLNTEGLRQGEVVVSYGSSQLRAGASDLNAKQGTSLGDTGGGWSHTIVTVTPGIPGDSGSAVLDSAGRAVGVLSTLNISSNAGSNNAGDLARELNYLRAHSSLKNVSLTTGTQTFRGPLTLS; translated from the coding sequence GTGATCGTGAGAACGCGCCTCGGCCCGGTGACTTCGTTGGTCTGCGTCGCCTTTCTGGCGGTTGCCGGGTCTGCATCGGCGGGCCCGGACTGGGCGGCTGCGTCCAGCGCGGCCGTGCATCCCGGTGTGCAGACCGTGACCAACTCCGCGCAGTGCACCTCGAACTTCGTGTTCACGAGCGGGTCGAAGGTGTATCTCGGGCAGGCCGCGCATTGCGCCGCCGCCGCCACCAATGCCGATCAGGTCAACGGTTGCACCTCGTCGTCGCTGCCCATCGGTACCAAGGTGAAGGTCACCGGGGCGAGCAAGCAGGGAGTGCTGGCCTACAGCTCGTGGCTGACCATGCAGGCGGTCAAGGAGAAGGACGCCAACGCCTGCGCCTACAACGATTTCGCACTGGTCGAACTCGATCCGGCCGACGTCGGGAAGGTCAACCCGAGCCTGGCGTTCTGGGGCGGTCCCAGCGGCCTGAACACCGAGGGGCTGCGGCAGGGCGAGGTGGTCGTGTCTTACGGCAGCTCGCAGTTGCGAGCCGGAGCCAGTGACCTGAACGCCAAGCAGGGCACGTCCCTCGGCGACACCGGCGGCGGGTGGAGTCACACCATCGTCACCGTCACACCAGGTATCCCGGGTGATTCCGGGAGCGCCGTGCTGGATTCCGCAGGCCGCGCGGTGGGCGTCCTGTCCACTTTGAACATCTCGTCCAACGCCGGCAGCAACAATGCCGGTGACCTCGCCCGAGAACTAAATTATCTCCGTGCGCACTCGTCACTTAAGAACGTTTCGTTGACAACGGGCACGCAGACCTTCCGCGGTCCGCTGACACTCTCGTAA
- a CDS encoding YeeE/YedE family protein — protein MSDYWPWWQGAVALALVTINYTLTTDRSLGVSSAWDRVLHWRTERRIERLDAQFTDDRALARALAAATAEEFGEHPGVPTEPDDAQAPENVGPTARAQAETAGLRPAPLITQAALLLSIFVGGWAAAVTAGRFELRFDMGQGFRELVTADPAVMIGVLFGGGILVGFGTRLAGGCSSGHGLSGCGRLRPVSIVATAVFFGTAVLVSFLLWKVI, from the coding sequence ATGAGCGACTACTGGCCCTGGTGGCAAGGCGCCGTCGCGCTCGCCCTGGTCACCATCAACTACACCCTCACCACTGACCGATCGTTAGGGGTGTCCTCGGCGTGGGATCGCGTCTTGCACTGGCGCACCGAACGACGCATAGAACGGCTGGACGCACAGTTCACCGATGACCGTGCCCTCGCCAGGGCTCTCGCGGCGGCCACCGCCGAAGAGTTCGGCGAGCACCCGGGAGTGCCGACGGAGCCCGACGACGCGCAGGCACCTGAAAACGTTGGGCCCACGGCACGTGCACAAGCCGAGACCGCCGGCCTGCGACCGGCGCCGCTGATCACCCAGGCCGCCCTGCTCCTGTCGATTTTCGTCGGCGGATGGGCCGCGGCGGTCACCGCCGGCCGGTTCGAGCTCCGGTTCGACATGGGCCAGGGCTTCCGCGAACTCGTCACCGCCGACCCGGCCGTCATGATCGGCGTGTTGTTCGGGGGAGGCATACTCGTCGGTTTCGGCACCCGCCTCGCTGGCGGGTGCAGCTCCGGCCACGGCCTGAGCGGCTGCGGCCGACTGCGGCCGGTCAGCATCGTCGCCACCGCCGTCTTCTTCGGTACTGCGGTCCTCGTTTCGTTCCTGCTGTGGAAGGTGATCTGA
- a CDS encoding YeeE/YedE thiosulfate transporter family protein, which produces MRTRGAVLVTNIITGLALGYTVTNIGFGDYGELNRMFTFRDPRMLLAFAAAVAIIVVVFALVGVRRTPGRIHAGVIPGAVLFGTGWAISGGCPAIPIIQLASGYLPALVTIAGVVVGIWLCRWANARYFRLDRGSCGL; this is translated from the coding sequence ATGCGTACCCGCGGCGCGGTTCTCGTCACCAACATCATCACCGGGCTGGCCCTCGGCTACACCGTCACCAACATCGGATTCGGCGACTACGGCGAGCTCAACCGCATGTTCACCTTCCGGGATCCGCGCATGCTCCTTGCCTTCGCCGCCGCGGTCGCGATCATCGTGGTGGTCTTCGCCCTGGTGGGCGTCCGCCGCACACCGGGGCGCATCCACGCCGGCGTGATCCCCGGCGCGGTGCTCTTCGGCACCGGCTGGGCGATCTCGGGTGGCTGCCCGGCGATCCCGATCATCCAGCTCGCCAGCGGATACCTCCCCGCCCTCGTCACGATCGCCGGCGTCGTCGTCGGCATCTGGCTCTGCCGCTGGGCCAACGCCAGGTACTTCCGCCTGGACCGCGGATCCTGTGGGCTGTAG
- a CDS encoding phosphatase PAP2 family protein — protein sequence MTERHRWTQPPRRHLTAQVDLRTGRPDPHASSGFSAAVLLGGTGAWLLAGLTDDVVERAGTARLDPVVEGFAVAHRTYWLSAGMQVVTWLGSGVVLVPILLVATAFLLATRGAVRAAVEIWAAYLGGVALYTTIKAVIDRPRPPVAELITQAGGAAYPSGHATQAIATWGMLALVLTRTYPPRARAATLVAASLIVLVVGVSRIYLGAHWLTDVLAGYALGGAWIAFLLAIRLAAQRSRPAK from the coding sequence ATGACGGAACGACACCGCTGGACCCAGCCGCCCCGCCGACACCTCACGGCTCAGGTGGATTTGCGCACGGGGCGGCCCGATCCGCATGCCTCCTCCGGGTTCAGCGCCGCAGTGCTGCTCGGCGGGACCGGAGCATGGCTGTTGGCCGGACTGACTGACGACGTCGTCGAACGGGCGGGAACCGCTCGGCTGGACCCCGTGGTCGAGGGTTTCGCGGTGGCCCACCGCACCTACTGGCTGTCCGCGGGAATGCAGGTCGTGACCTGGCTGGGATCCGGCGTCGTCCTCGTCCCGATCCTGTTGGTGGCCACCGCGTTCCTCCTGGCGACACGAGGCGCGGTGCGGGCGGCCGTCGAGATCTGGGCCGCCTACCTCGGAGGCGTTGCCCTGTACACGACCATCAAGGCCGTCATCGACCGGCCTCGCCCGCCGGTGGCCGAGCTGATCACCCAAGCCGGCGGAGCCGCCTACCCATCCGGCCACGCCACCCAGGCGATCGCGACCTGGGGCATGCTGGCGCTCGTGCTGACGCGCACTTACCCACCCCGCGCCCGCGCCGCCACGCTCGTCGCCGCCTCGCTCATCGTGCTGGTCGTCGGTGTGTCCCGGATCTACCTCGGGGCTCACTGGCTCACCGACGTCCTGGCGGGCTACGCCCTCGGCGGAGCCTGGATCGCGTTCCTGCTTGCCATCCGTCTGGCGGCTCAGAGGTCCCGTCCCGCCAAATAG
- a CDS encoding PRC-barrel domain containing protein, which yields MEDLGRPIAYLALDEGTPVFDHTGARVGVVERVVADLPMDIFEGLIIQEMPLFGRHLFADADQIAELHERGALLSVGREDLREYSETAVAKRNRASSRRTGEGRFRALLRHAWHWISTRS from the coding sequence GTGGAGGACCTGGGCCGTCCCATCGCATACCTTGCCCTCGACGAAGGCACGCCGGTCTTCGATCACACCGGTGCACGGGTGGGTGTCGTGGAACGCGTGGTCGCCGACCTGCCGATGGACATCTTCGAGGGCTTGATCATCCAAGAAATGCCACTTTTCGGTCGCCACCTGTTCGCCGACGCGGACCAGATCGCGGAGTTGCACGAACGCGGCGCGCTGCTGTCGGTCGGCCGCGAAGATCTCCGGGAGTACAGCGAAACGGCCGTCGCCAAGCGCAACAGGGCCTCCTCCCGGCGAACAGGAGAAGGCCGTTTCCGCGCCCTGCTGCGCCATGCCTGGCACTGGATCAGCACGCGCTCCTGA